The Candidatus Scalindua japonica genome includes the window TTCAACACTGCTTATGCTAGTCATTCGGCAGGGGAGGATTTAGTAAATACAGATAAGAAGGCTTTAACTTTCAAAGACAGGCAGGAGCAGGCAGGCAGGGAATTACTGGCAGAATTAGTAAAAAATGAAGAAATTACTAAAGAGAGATTATTCGAGGGAAATTTATTTGAAAAGTATCGAAACTGTGATGGATTAACGCTGGGAGAATTAGTGAAGCAGGGAGCGGCACCAAGCAAATTGCTTAAAATAGCGATTATGGTTTCCGATCATGTTAAGGGCTTTAATGCCATTGTACGTCCGCATTATCGAGTACAACCACCATCCAATATTGAAACAGTAGGGTTCATCGAAGATAATACTCATCAACATGAATATGATCACTCGTTGCTTGGCCCTTTTGGACGCTCGTTACCCAGAATAACACTAAAGACAAATGAAACCGTAAAGACAAGTGAAACAGCAATGACAATGGAAGAGAAAGCTCTTAAAACTGCACATGATATGGAAAGCAACACTCGTCGACAGAATGAAACTCCTTCATCAGAGGTGTCTTTTAAAGGAGTTCCTTTCCTGTTAAAGGATCTTGGGGTTGAGATGAGAGGAACACCTCTTGCGATGGGTAGCAGGGCCTTCAAAGATTATGTTTCGGAAAAGGACTCTGAGATTGTTAAACGTTTTAAGAAAGCTGGTCTTGTTATTTTTGGTAAAACCAGTACACCGGAATTTGGTATTATGGGTGTGACGGAGCCTAAGGTGTGGGGTGTGACAACAAACCCATGGAATACCGGGTATTCTCCCGGTGGTTCATCCGGAGGATCTGCGGTTGCAGTGGCCGCGGGAATTGTTCCGGTCGCTCACGCTTCCGATGGAGGAGGATCTATCAGGATTCCAGCATCCTGTACGGGATTATTTGGACTAAAACTCAGTCGTGATAGAACTCCGAATGGGAGTTTTGTTACTGTTCAACATGTAATAAGTCGCAGTGTCAGGGATTCAGCCGCGATGTTGGATCTGTTGCAAGGATATGGTGGCGACTTCCACACCCCTACTGAAAACCCGATTGATCCTCCGAAACACCCTTACCTGGAAGATGTTTATGACGGGAAAGATGCAATATATAACAAGACCAAGAATAAAGATTACAAGATTGCGTATTCGATATTTGACACCAATCCATTGACAGGAGAGGAGACACCAAAGGATTACCTGGACGCAGTAAATAACGTGGTTACTCTCCTGAAAGAACTGGGATATAAAGTTGAAGAAGTAGAGCCTCCTATCAACTTTAATGAACTTGTTGAGCCCGCATTTAAAGGGCTCTGTGCCAAAACATTTGAACACATTTCCAAGATTACGCGTAAACAAGACCTTGAGTTGTATACCAGATTTCTGGCAAAGTTGGGTGAGTCGGTTTCTATGAATAGGGAAGGAATACCGCAGCCTGATCCGTTGTTTACTAACATAATTCAGAAAGTACAAAAGTTTTATAATGAGAATGAGATTGATTTCTATATGATGCCCACCTTGGGAAGGATGCCTTTTACTATTGGAGAAACAGCTCTCAGCCCTGATATGGAGAGTATGATCGATGGAGTAGTTAATAATCGGCAAGATCAAATAGTGAAGGCGCTTCGTAAAATCAAGAAACAGGATTCCGGGTTTCTGGAAAAGTTGGATAAGCGGATAATTGGTGGATCTCCACCCTGGAACAAATTTGTCCTTGATAACAATTTGATGTTGCCAGAGGTGAAGAGGGTAATGTCAGCCTCGCCTTGGGCCGGGCTGGCCAACCTGACAGGTTATCCCGCGATGTCAATTCCCCTGCACTGGGCGGAGAATGGTCTTCCTGTGGGAATACAATTTATGGCGGCCTATGGTAAAGAAAATCTGCTTTTCAGGCTGGCAGGGCAGTTGGAAGAAGTATTTCCATGGTTTGATCAGGTCCCCAATGTTTCCAGATATACGATGTTTTTAGATAAATAGAGCTGGTTTGTCCTGCTATTTACAAGATTCACAACCTGGCATAATCAGTATATGATCTCCTCACAGATTTGCATATTATTGGTATTCGGCATTGAAAAAGAGTTGCGTTCTTGATGTGTCCAAAAAGAGCAGAGACTTTTACAAAGAGTATGATCCAAATGCAAAAACATGACAGTTTCTTTTTCTGATTTAAAAATGACGTATCTGGGATGGTCTGGATTCAGATTTTCATGCTCAGATGGACCACAGATTTTCGTTGATCCGCCTGATACAACAGGAATTGACAACGAGCGGGAGGCATGGTTTTTGCTATCGCATGGTCACTCTGAACATGTAGCAGGTACAGCAAATTATCTTACTGACTTATCCAGGGTTGCTCCGGTTACCGTATTAGCTTCACCCACAATATGTCGTTATCTGGAACGCAGACATGGCCGTAAGGGTGATCGGTTTATCTCTTCTCTTCCGGGTGATGTAAAGACCCTGCCTGGCTTGAGGATAGACGTGTTCAGTTGGCAGCATATGCCGCTTTTACCTTCCGGTTTCAAATCGAGAATACGATATTTGTTTCGTCTGGTACAACGCCTGGATTTTACCCTAAAGGTTTTAAGAAGTGGTCTTAAACTGATCAAGGTTGGCCCAATGCTCGGTTTCCGTCTTATACCGAAAAGTGGGCCTCGATTGCTGCTCTATTCAGAGGGACTGCACAAGTATGCCGACAGAATGGAGATAAAAGAGACAGGTCAATTATTAAGCGCTGAGCTCATTCTGTTTGCAGTCAGACCTGAAGACGTTCAAGTTATTCCGGACCTGTTATCAACTCTCGGGAGTTCTGTTGCTGTGCCCTACGAAGCGCATAAATATTGGAGAAGGGGGTTTGGACTGCCTGTTGTTGATCATACAGACGTTGTTATTCAACTGAAACATTGTGGATTTAACGCTCTGGAAGTGGTTGATGGAGAAACTGTCATTCTATCTAAAGTATGCTGAATTTCTTATACAAGAAAGATGTTAATAGAGAAGAACTTTTACATTAGGAGGAAATTGAAATGGCACGGTTAATAATTGGACACACTACAAACGATTCAGTACGTATTTGGGTGCGAGGTAAGGATAGATATCCTGTTGCTTTTATTACCGTAAATGGTTCAGGAAATTATATGGAAACCAGATCAATAGAGTTAGAAGAGAGACATGGTTATACTGGAGTAGTAGTATTTGGAGATTTGAAGGACAATGAGGAATATCAATGTGAGGTTAAATTTGGAGTTACAGTCAAAGATATAGAAAAGCCTGATCATCTGGTTGACTTTGGTCATTGTTCAGGACGTTTTAGAACATTTCCCAAAGAAGAATCAGCGACAACAACATTTCTTTTAGCCAGTTGTAACCTTCATACTTTTGGGTGGTTTATCTCTCCTGATCCTGCTTATCAGAGATTAATTGATTTGGTAAAAACAGAAAACGTCGATTTTATGATTCATTGTGGTGATCAGATCTACTATGATGTCGGTTTTGGTCTTGGCCGGTCTGCGCCAGATATAGAGGAGTATAGAGAAAAATACATTGATGCATGGGGAGACAGCAGACCGACAAGAAAACTCCTCACAATGCTCCCTCATTACATGATGTTAGACGATCATGAAATGGTAAACGATTTCAGCAATGATATGGATTCGTCCAGATATGGTGCAACAACCTGGGAGATCAAAGCTAAAAGCCTGCAAGTCTATAGAGAGTTTCAGCATATACATAATCCACAGACCTATGGTACTCAAGCACTTTATTACAATTTTTCACATTCTCATGTGAGATTTTTTGCTCTCGATTGTCGTACGGAAAGGTTTTCTGATATGTGTTCAGGGCAAAACAGGATGATACTGGACAATCAGATGGAACATCTCAAAGAGTGGTTAAGTGCGGATGAGAACAGACAGAAAGTCAAATTCATCATTTCAAGTGTACCTTTTGTAGGTGAGGTAATTAATAATAATGACAAATGGTGCGGTGTGCCATTTAGAAAACAACGTGAAGAAGTCATGGAATTCTTACTGGATGAGCAAATATCCGGTGTAACGTTTTTAACGGGTGACATGCATTGTTCGTATCATGGCGCCCTTACAATA containing:
- a CDS encoding alkaline phosphatase D family protein is translated as MARLIIGHTTNDSVRIWVRGKDRYPVAFITVNGSGNYMETRSIELEERHGYTGVVVFGDLKDNEEYQCEVKFGVTVKDIEKPDHLVDFGHCSGRFRTFPKEESATTTFLLASCNLHTFGWFISPDPAYQRLIDLVKTENVDFMIHCGDQIYYDVGFGLGRSAPDIEEYREKYIDAWGDSRPTRKLLTMLPHYMMLDDHEMVNDFSNDMDSSRYGATTWEIKAKSLQVYREFQHIHNPQTYGTQALYYNFSHSHVRFFALDCRTERFSDMCSGQNRMILDNQMEHLKEWLSADENRQKVKFIISSVPFVGEVINNNDKWCGVPFRKQREEVMEFLLDEQISGVTFLTGDMHCSYHGALTITDINDPEKEIVVHELMSSPVNQFDKRNFGNFDTAKKQISETGTFEYASIIDQNEFYGEHSNAMLIKVDDRNITYEIFRTKKDRRNERLD
- a CDS encoding amidase, encoding MEKYLSLQKIKSNTFIIGLLAFLILFTIGIHKLKPKVNSDKTTINIKLLNSFFFNTAYASHSAGEDLVNTDKKALTFKDRQEQAGRELLAELVKNEEITKERLFEGNLFEKYRNCDGLTLGELVKQGAAPSKLLKIAIMVSDHVKGFNAIVRPHYRVQPPSNIETVGFIEDNTHQHEYDHSLLGPFGRSLPRITLKTNETVKTSETAMTMEEKALKTAHDMESNTRRQNETPSSEVSFKGVPFLLKDLGVEMRGTPLAMGSRAFKDYVSEKDSEIVKRFKKAGLVIFGKTSTPEFGIMGVTEPKVWGVTTNPWNTGYSPGGSSGGSAVAVAAGIVPVAHASDGGGSIRIPASCTGLFGLKLSRDRTPNGSFVTVQHVISRSVRDSAAMLDLLQGYGGDFHTPTENPIDPPKHPYLEDVYDGKDAIYNKTKNKDYKIAYSIFDTNPLTGEETPKDYLDAVNNVVTLLKELGYKVEEVEPPINFNELVEPAFKGLCAKTFEHISKITRKQDLELYTRFLAKLGESVSMNREGIPQPDPLFTNIIQKVQKFYNENEIDFYMMPTLGRMPFTIGETALSPDMESMIDGVVNNRQDQIVKALRKIKKQDSGFLEKLDKRIIGGSPPWNKFVLDNNLMLPEVKRVMSASPWAGLANLTGYPAMSIPLHWAENGLPVGIQFMAAYGKENLLFRLAGQLEEVFPWFDQVPNVSRYTMFLDK